The following is a genomic window from Crossiella equi.
CGAGCAGGCCAAGCCGGAGAAGGCGGGCAAGCAGTCCGCCGCCACCGTCGCCAAGCCCGCCGTCGAGGTGGACTTCGAGGTCGGCGAGTCGGTCACCGTCATGGACGGTCCGTTCGCCACGCTGCCGGCCACCATCAGCGAGGTCAACGCGGACGCGCAGAAGCTCAAGGTCCTGGTGTCGATCTTCGGCCGCGAGACTCCGGTCGAGCTGTCGTTCACCCAGGTCTCCAAGATCTGACCGCGCCGCCTCGGCAGGAGGCGCGGCGGTCGCGCGGAGGTCAGGCACACCTGCGCGCGGACACAGGGTGCGCACCGTGGCTCGGTGCGCACCTCCACACGGCAGAAGGAAAGACGAGATGCCGCCCAAGAAGAAGAAGCTGACAGCGATCATCAAGCTGCAGATCACCGCCGGTCAGGCGAACCCGGCCCCGCCCGTTGGTCCCGCGCTGGGTCAGCACGGCGTGAACATCATGGAGTTCTGCAAGGCCTACAACGCCGCGACCGAGTCGCAGCGTGGCACCGTGGTGCCGGTCGAGATCTCCGTGTTCGAGGACCGCTCCTTCACCTTCGCGCTGAAGACGCCGCCGGCCGCGCGCCTGCTGCTGAAGGCCGCGGGTGTCGAGAAGGGCTCCGGCGAGCCGCACAAGACCAAGGTCGCCAAGGTGACCTGGGACCAGGTGCGCGAGATCGCCCAGACCAAGATGGTCGACCTGAACGCCAACGACCTCGACCAGGCCGCGAAGATCATCGCCGGTACCGCCCGCTCCATGGGCATCACCGTCGAGGGCTGACCGCCCTCTCTTCGCACCACCTGATCCACGTGGGAGAGCCAGGCGCTGGCTCGCACCACAACTGACCTGAACGAAAAGGACAGCACCATGAAGCGCAGCAAGGCTTACCGCCAGGCCGCCGAGCTG
Proteins encoded in this region:
- the rplK gene encoding 50S ribosomal protein L11; translation: MPPKKKKLTAIIKLQITAGQANPAPPVGPALGQHGVNIMEFCKAYNAATESQRGTVVPVEISVFEDRSFTFALKTPPAARLLLKAAGVEKGSGEPHKTKVAKVTWDQVREIAQTKMVDLNANDLDQAAKIIAGTARSMGITVEG